In a genomic window of Agarivorans albus:
- a CDS encoding DUF547 domain-containing protein, translating to MFAQVLILISLIASPLALAESFDHSQWDGLLKEYVHWPVANQESRVDYANFDRQELQAYLDKLASITQSEFDSWSDNEQLAFLINAYNAYTVQYILSAYPNITSIRDLGNLFQSPWKKKRFMLFGEKVSLDHIEHDLIRPGYNNPHIHAAVVCAAISCPPLQSVAFTGEAVEQQLIQAFREFLHSNKNYYDDENERLYLSSIFKWYKGDFEGGLNNYLSQYAADLRVSPEQVKKAKISYLDYDWSLNDYR from the coding sequence TTGTTTGCTCAAGTTTTAATCCTTATTAGTTTAATTGCATCACCATTGGCCTTGGCAGAATCTTTTGATCACTCGCAATGGGATGGTTTGCTTAAAGAATATGTTCATTGGCCGGTGGCTAATCAAGAGAGTCGTGTAGACTACGCCAACTTTGATCGACAAGAATTGCAGGCTTATTTAGACAAATTGGCAAGCATCACGCAAAGTGAATTTGATTCTTGGTCTGATAACGAGCAACTGGCATTTCTAATTAATGCCTACAATGCTTATACCGTGCAGTACATTCTTAGCGCCTACCCTAACATTACTTCTATTCGAGATTTAGGTAACTTGTTTCAATCCCCTTGGAAGAAAAAACGCTTTATGTTGTTTGGCGAAAAAGTCAGCCTTGATCATATCGAACACGATTTAATTCGACCCGGTTACAATAATCCACACATTCATGCGGCGGTGGTGTGTGCTGCTATTAGCTGCCCTCCTCTACAAAGCGTGGCATTTACTGGCGAAGCCGTTGAGCAACAACTCATCCAAGCGTTTAGAGAGTTTTTACATAGCAACAAAAACTATTATGACGACGAAAATGAACGGCTTTACCTCTCTTCAATTTTCAAATGGTACAAAGGTGACTTTGAAGGTGGTCTTAATAACTACTTAAGCCAGTATGCTGCAGATTTACGCGTAAGCCCTGAGCAAGTTAAAAAGGCTAAAATATCTTACCTAGATTACGATTGGTCGTTAAACGACTATCGCTAA
- the lepB gene encoding signal peptidase I — protein MRWISVFGNSLQILFGISESLPAPSWPILLTAFLGLNLGILLLLLAIIGQQQRRRKYLGRQPKHNIKTGLLWLLLLPVSTLLSLVLAFASGLSLYQVPSGSMLPTLPLGSIILVDRYTKPQRCDMVVFTHQQINYVKRLVAPPNSQFTLQGHLLTQQQKPWDCPQLRWQPPLAKGQQTIHLDEQQWFAMGDNRAFSFDSRNFGAIASKDIVGVVTLVWVN, from the coding sequence ATGCGATGGATAAGTGTATTTGGTAACAGCTTACAAATACTTTTTGGCATATCAGAAAGCTTACCTGCCCCATCTTGGCCTATATTGCTAACAGCTTTTTTGGGCCTAAACCTTGGCATATTACTGTTACTGCTGGCGATTATTGGTCAGCAGCAACGTCGAAGAAAGTATTTAGGTAGGCAGCCAAAACACAACATAAAAACTGGGCTACTATGGTTGCTATTACTGCCTGTCAGTACCTTATTAAGCCTAGTGTTGGCTTTTGCTTCAGGCTTATCTTTATACCAAGTACCTTCTGGCTCTATGCTGCCTACCCTACCCTTGGGCTCTATTATTTTGGTAGATCGCTACACTAAGCCACAGCGTTGCGACATGGTAGTATTTACACACCAACAAATAAACTACGTAAAACGCTTAGTCGCCCCGCCTAATAGCCAGTTTACCCTACAAGGCCATTTACTCACTCAACAGCAAAAGCCGTGGGATTGCCCACAGTTGCGATGGCAACCACCACTAGCCAAAGGCCAACAAACCATACATTTAGATGAGCAACAGTGGTTTGCCATGGGCGATAATCGCGCCTTCAGCTTTGATAGCCGAAACTTTGGCGCTATTGCCAGTAAAGATATTGTAGGAGTGGTAACGTTAGTGTGGGTTAACTAA
- the pfkA gene encoding 6-phosphofructokinase, with protein sequence MVKKIGVLTSGGDAPGMNAAVRAVVRSALSKDIEVYGVYDGYMGLYEDNIKKLDRYSVSDVINRGGTFLGSARFPEFKELATREVAVENMKKHGIEALVVVGGDGSYMGAKKLTEMGFPCIGLPGTIDNDIAGTDYTIGFDTALNVVIDAIDRIRDTSSSHNRISVIEIMGRYCGDLAMQASIAGGAEYVIIPEKGFDREELLNSLKDGQKKGKKHAIVAITEHITNVNELAAGIEMATGRETRATILGHIQRGGTPTGRDRVMASRMGAYAVDLLLEGEGGRCIGIQNNKMVHHDIIDCIENMKRPFNEELYDLSKCLF encoded by the coding sequence ATGGTTAAGAAAATTGGTGTTTTAACAAGTGGCGGCGACGCTCCTGGTATGAATGCTGCGGTACGTGCAGTTGTGCGTAGTGCGTTATCTAAAGATATTGAAGTATACGGCGTATACGACGGTTACATGGGCTTATACGAAGACAACATTAAGAAGTTGGATCGTTACAGCGTTTCTGATGTTATCAACCGTGGTGGTACGTTCTTGGGCTCAGCTCGATTCCCAGAATTTAAAGAACTTGCTACCCGTGAAGTAGCAGTAGAGAACATGAAGAAACACGGCATCGAAGCGCTTGTAGTAGTGGGCGGTGACGGTTCTTACATGGGCGCTAAAAAGCTAACTGAAATGGGTTTCCCATGTATTGGTTTGCCAGGCACTATCGACAACGATATTGCAGGTACTGATTACACCATCGGCTTCGATACTGCGCTAAACGTAGTGATTGACGCGATTGACCGTATTCGTGATACCTCTTCTTCTCACAACCGAATTTCTGTTATCGAAATTATGGGTCGCTACTGTGGCGACTTAGCCATGCAAGCTAGCATCGCCGGTGGTGCAGAATACGTGATTATTCCTGAAAAGGGTTTTGATCGTGAAGAGCTATTAAACAGCCTTAAAGATGGTCAGAAAAAAGGTAAGAAACACGCTATTGTTGCGATTACCGAGCACATCACTAACGTGAATGAGTTAGCTGCCGGTATCGAAATGGCCACTGGTCGCGAAACTCGTGCAACCATTCTTGGCCACATTCAACGTGGTGGTACACCAACCGGTCGTGACCGCGTAATGGCTAGCCGTATGGGTGCATACGCCGTAGACCTTCTACTAGAAGGCGAAGGTGGACGTTGTATCGGTATTCAAAACAACAAGATGGTTCATCACGACATCATCGATTGTATTGAAAACATGAAACGCCCATTCAACGAAGAGTTGTACGACTTATCTAAGTGCTTGTTCTAA